A single region of the Zootoca vivipara chromosome 2, rZooViv1.1, whole genome shotgun sequence genome encodes:
- the MFSD5 gene encoding molybdate-anion transporter, whose product MLVTAYVAFAFLLLICIGLEFSACRSKITGRSCSNPAFLRFQLDYYQVYFLALAADWLQGPYLYKLYHHYHFLEAQITIIYVCGFASSVLFGLVSSSLVDRLGRKKSCILFSLTYSICCLTKLSWDYFVLIVGRILGGLSTALLFSAFEAWYVHEHVERHDFPAEWIPATFSKAAFWNGIIAIGAGVVANVFAEWLGLGPVAPFMVSIPFLMLAGVLAMKNWDENYGKKRALSRTCTDGLKCLLSDRRVLLLGTIQALFESVIYIFIFLWTPVLDPHNPPLGIVFSSFMAASMAGSSLYRVATSKKYHLQPMHILSLSVLMVFFSLFMLTFSTNPGQENPSESFLAFLLIELSCGLYFPSMGFLRQKVIPEKDQAGVVHWFRVPLNLLACLGLLILHDSDYKTGTRNMFTICSVMMVMALLAVVSLFTVVRNNAELRLPSPPGQSEVSSPEL is encoded by the coding sequence ATGCTGGTCACTGCCTATGTTGCTTTTGCCTTCCTCCTGCTGATATGCATTGGCTTGGAGTTCTCTGCCTGCCGTTCCAAGATCACCGGCAGGTCTTGCTCCAACCCAGCCTTCCTGCGGTTCCAGCTAGACTATTATCAGGTCTACTTCTTGGCCCTTGCCGCTGATTGGCTGCAAGGACCTTATCTCTATAAACTGTACCACCACTACCACTTCTTGGAGGCTCAGATCACCATCATCTACGTCTGCGGCTTTGCCTCCAGCGTGCTGTTTGGGCTGGTCTCCAGCTCCTTGGTTGACCGCTTGGGCCGTAAGAAATCCtgcatcctcttctccttgacTTACTCCATCTGCTGCCTCACAAAGCTCTCCTGGGATTATTTTGTGCTCATTGTGGGAAGGATATTAGGGGGGCTGTCCACTGCCCTGCTCTTTTCTGCCTTCGAGGCGTGGTACGTCCACGAGCACGTGGAACGCCACGACTTCCCGGCCGAGTGGATCCCCGCTACCTTCTCCAAGGCAGCTTTTTGGAATGGCATCATCGCTATCGGAGCCGGCGTGGTCGCCAACGTCTTTGCAGAATGGCTGGGGCTGGGCCCGGTGGCCCCCTTCATGGTCTCCATCCCCTTTCTCATGCTGGCAGGTGTCCTGGCGATGAAGAACTGGGATGAAAATTATGGCAAGAAGAGGGCTCTCTCGAGGACTTGCACTGATGGCTTGAAGTGCCTCCTCTCAGACCGCCGGGTCTTGCTTTTGGGTACCATCCAGGCTTTGTTTGAGAGTGTCATCTACATCTTCATCTTCCTTTGGACTCCTGTCCTGGATCCTCACAACCCACCCCTGGGCATAGTCTTCTCTAGTTTCATGGCGGCCAGCATGGCAGGCTCATCACTCTACCGCGTCGCAACCTCCAAGAAATACCACCTGCAGCCCATGCACATCCTTTCCCTCTCAGTCCTGATggttttcttctccctcttcatGCTGACTTTCTCTACCAACCCTGGGCAGGAGAACCCTTCCGAGTCCTTCTTGGCCTTCCTGCTCATTGAGCTGTCTTGCGGGCTCTACTTCCCTTCTATGGGTTTTTTGCGGCAGAAGGTGATCCCCGAGAAGGACCAGGCAGGTGTCGTGCACTGGTTCCGCGTCCCGCTCAACCTGCTGGCATGCCTCGGCCTGCTGATCCTCCACGACAGCGACTACAAGACAGGCACCAGGAACATGTTCACCATCTGCTCTGTCATGATGGTGATGGCCCTTCTGGCCGTCGTGAGCCTCTTCACGGTGGTCCGTAACAATGCAGAGCTCAGGTTGCCCAGTCCACCTGGTCAAAGCGAGGTCTCTTCTCCTGAGCTCTGA